One Streptomyces sp. 1331.2 genomic window, TGGTAGTCGAACTCGGCGACGACGACCTCGGGGTCGTCGGTCTCCCGGACGACCACGTTCGACGCCCGCAGTTCCAGCGGCGTCTGCACACCGACCTCGTCGAAGCGTTCGGCGAGTACGGCCCGCCCTTCGAAGCGGCGTGGCCCGACCGGCTGGAAGACGGTCTCGACCACGGCGTCCTCGGCGTAGAGCTGAGCCAGTTCGGTGAACCGGCCGGTGGTGATGCCTTCCAGCAGCTTGAGGAAGACCTCGCGCGGAGACAGCGTTT contains:
- a CDS encoding nuclear transport factor 2 family protein; the protein is MSETLSPREVFLKLLEGITTGRFTELAQLYAEDAVVETVFQPVGPRRFEGRAVLAERFDEVGVQTPLELRASNVVVRETDDPEVVVAEFDYHVLHRTTGRSFESANVQILRVRDGLIVHSRDYHDHLALAVAGGNLPQLVAALEDK